The DNA region AAAGATGCGCACGGGTTCGGCCAGCGTTTCGCGCGCGCTGCGCGGCTGCGGGTCGAACCGGTCGGTGAAAAGATAGAGGGCCAGCGCAATCAACGGCGGCAGGGCGAGCAGCAACTTGACGCCGCGGAACGGCTCGACTTCCTCCATAACCAGCGGCGAACTCATGATGCCGACAACCACCAGCGCTCCGAGCAGCGCGACGCCCGTTGCAATCAGCGTCCAACCCAAACTGCGGCGGATCTGACGTCCGGCGGTGGTCGCGGGCGGCTGCATAAACGCGCGGCTGAGCGCACTGAACGCAGCGGTCGCAAAGAGCAGCGCTCCCGCGAGCGCGACGATCGATCGTGCCAGCAGATCGTGGTGCGACACAATGCCGCCTAAGTAGAGCAACACGGTGCCGGCATAGGCCAAAACTGCCCACAACGGACGGTACCAGCCGTAGAAACCCAGGAGCAGCAAGAAGATCGAAGGCACCGCGAGGATTGCGATGCCGATCAGGATAGGACTGTTGCCGCGATACTGCGGAATCGGCGCGGCACGACCTAGCCTGAAACCGCGCGCTTTAAGATCGTCCGCCAGCTCGCGCACCATCTCGACATTGCTTTTTTCGATCGAGAGGCCGTTGTATTGATGCCCGAACGGCCGCAGATAGATGACGCGCACGTTGCGCTCGCGCACCCCGAGTTCGTAACGCGCAACGACCTCCGGCAAACTGAGCTTGTCGAGTTCGACCTTGCTGATCGCTTCGACCCGCACCGTGCGTCCGGGAATCAGCGACGCTAGCTCGGCGTTGCCTTTTTGTACCTGGGTCGGATCGTACGTTTCGATTTCGCCGAAATTCAGCTCGCCGAACGGCGGCTCGTTAAAGAGCTGCGCCATGTCTTTGATGTGATCCGGAAATCCCATCACCTGATTGCGCAAGCCGAAAAAGATGACCGTCGCCAAGCGGTTGCCCGCGCCCGTATATTGAAACTCGCGTCGAATCTGCGGCAGAGCGAAACGCTCGTCGTTTTGAAAGCGCGGATCGATAAAGAGCGCCAAGTGGCGCGCGAGGGCGATCTGATCCGATGGAATTCCAAGCCCCGTCGTATTGAAGTAATCGATCTGCGAGCGAAGCGCGATCACGTACGGCTTGGTGGCGTGGAGAACGCGAATACTTTTCGTTTCAAAGTGCAGCGGCAGCTGCGCGCGATACCGCGCGTACGTCGCGTCGTCGTACACGAGCAGGTACACTTCGTCGGCGCTGACCTTGTTTGCGTGGACCAGCGACAACAGCGTCGGATCCGTAAGGCCGCCCAAATGCGCCTGCGCCAAAAGCGCGGCGCCGTCGATCGCCAGGGCCTTGTTCGAACCGCCGACGTTGGAGCCGAGCTCTTCGGTCAGCGCCAGCGACGTAAGCCCTGCGCGGCGCAGCTCGACCAAGAACGCGGCCGGATTATAGTCGTACGATTGCGCCAACGAAAGGAAATCGTTGTAGTCCATCGCGATCTCGACGCGGCGCGTCCCGTTCTCGATGCGCAGGCGCGCCACAAAGACGACCGCGCATGCGAGCAGACCAATCAAAAGGATGAACGCGGCAAAACGCGTCCGCGGGTCGAGACGATTCACTTCTCGGGCGCTTTCGCGTCAAAAAACAGGAAGGCCCGCCAGAAGCGAGCCCTCACTGTCGTCGCGTATGCGGTTGCCCGCATACCGGGTGTGGGCGACGCTTTGTGTTGCTACACCGCCGGGGCCCACTGCCCGTGCGGGAGAGGAATCACGTTTCCGCGTTTTCGGCATCCCCCCTGCCGCCATCCACAGAATTTTTTTGGCCGCGCTACGTGCGCCAGTTCGGGCGCCGCCGCTCCAGGAAGGCGGCCATCCCCTCCTGCGCGTCCTCGGCCAGCGCGTTCATCGTCATGACTTCCTTGGCGTAGCCGTACGCATCGTGCTGTTCCAAACCGTTCTGCGCGTAGAAAGCCTTCTTGCCCAATCCGACCACCATGCGGCTGGACTCGGCGACTTTTCGCGCGAGCGCCAGCGTCTCCGCACGCAGCTGCTCGGGCGCGACAACCCGGTTCACGAGTCCCCATTCTGCGGCCGTGGGAGCATCGATGAATTCGCCCGTCAGGAGCATCTCCATCGCCCGCTTGCGGCCAATGGCCCGCGTGAGCGCTACCATCGGCGTCGTACAGAAGAGTCCGATGCGAACGCCTGGCGTCGCGAAGG from Candidatus Rubrimentiphilum sp. includes:
- a CDS encoding DUF5693 family protein — protein: MNRLDPRTRFAAFILLIGLLACAVVFVARLRIENGTRRVEIAMDYNDFLSLAQSYDYNPAAFLVELRRAGLTSLALTEELGSNVGGSNKALAIDGAALLAQAHLGGLTDPTLLSLVHANKVSADEVYLLVYDDATYARYRAQLPLHFETKSIRVLHATKPYVIALRSQIDYFNTTGLGIPSDQIALARHLALFIDPRFQNDERFALPQIRREFQYTGAGNRLATVIFFGLRNQVMGFPDHIKDMAQLFNEPPFGELNFGEIETYDPTQVQKGNAELASLIPGRTVRVEAISKVELDKLSLPEVVARYELGVRERNVRVIYLRPFGHQYNGLSIEKSNVEMVRELADDLKARGFRLGRAAPIPQYRGNSPILIGIAILAVPSIFLLLLGFYGWYRPLWAVLAYAGTVLLYLGGIVSHHDLLARSIVALAGALLFATAAFSALSRAFMQPPATTAGRQIRRSLGWTLIATGVALLGALVVVGIMSSPLVMEEVEPFRGVKLLLALPPLIALALYLFTDRFDPQPRSARETLAEPVRIFQLIAAAIVLGAGALVLLRSGNTSDISPSSFELALRHNLTSILTVRPRFKEFLIGFPALMLLPALRLPHRRWLGVLLVLAIGIGLGDVIDTFSHLHTELLVSVLRVFNGFVIGAIVGIAAILIYRAFAFRR
- a CDS encoding enoyl-CoA hydratase — translated: MLDTKQFVTTEIADGIAIVTMRRPEKRNALSLGVMRELVRAFNAIGEDADVRVAILCGDGPAFSAGHDLRELRDRDVAAYREIFDVCVELMETIQQIPQPVIAEVATIATAAGCQLVASCDLAVASTEATFATPGVRIGLFCTTPMVALTRAIGRKRAMEMLLTGEFIDAPTAAEWGLVNRVVAPEQLRAETLALARKVAESSRMVVGLGKKAFYAQNGLEQHDAYGYAKEVMTMNALAEDAQEGMAAFLERRRPNWRT